In one Nitrososphaera viennensis EN76 genomic region, the following are encoded:
- the trpB gene encoding tryptophan synthase subunit beta: MLGSYPVGGKFGRYGGKFIPETLEPAVRELESAYEKYRNDPDFTKELHYYLTQYAGRPTPLYFAKNLTEYAGGAKILLKREDLLHGGAHKTNNTLGQGLLAKRMGKKRIIAETGAGQHGVGTALACAMLGLSAEVYMGSKDVERQKLNVFRMQLLGAKVHPVDSGTKTLKDAINEAIRDWISNVNTTYYLIGTVMGPHPYPMMVRDFQSVIGKEVKDEMQSKHGRLPSAVVACVGGGSNAMGSFYPFVDDSSVRLVGVEAAGEGIKSGKHAATLTAGTAGVLHGMFTYVLQDKDGQIMDTHSISAGLDYPGVGPEHSMLKDLNRAEYVPCTDDEAVEAFLTLSRLEGIIPALESSHAISHAIKMAKEMDRDEVIVVTLSGRGDKDVTVVQDYLNSKKGRRHHAARK, encoded by the coding sequence ATGCTTGGAAGCTATCCCGTTGGCGGCAAGTTCGGCAGGTATGGGGGCAAGTTCATACCCGAGACGCTAGAGCCAGCCGTGCGGGAGCTAGAGTCTGCCTATGAAAAGTACCGAAACGACCCAGACTTTACAAAAGAACTGCACTACTACCTCACCCAGTACGCCGGGAGGCCCACCCCGCTATACTTTGCAAAGAACCTCACGGAATACGCCGGCGGGGCCAAGATACTGTTAAAGCGCGAGGACCTCTTGCACGGCGGGGCGCACAAGACCAACAACACGCTCGGCCAGGGCCTGCTGGCCAAGAGGATGGGCAAAAAGAGGATAATCGCGGAGACGGGGGCGGGCCAGCACGGGGTCGGGACGGCCCTTGCGTGCGCGATGCTCGGCCTGTCTGCAGAGGTCTACATGGGCTCAAAGGACGTCGAGCGCCAGAAACTCAATGTGTTTCGCATGCAGCTTTTGGGGGCAAAGGTCCACCCCGTCGATTCTGGGACAAAGACGCTAAAGGACGCCATCAACGAGGCAATACGCGACTGGATTTCAAACGTCAATACCACCTATTACCTCATAGGGACGGTGATGGGCCCCCATCCCTACCCGATGATGGTCAGGGATTTCCAGAGCGTCATTGGCAAGGAAGTAAAGGACGAGATGCAAAGCAAGCACGGCAGGCTTCCAAGCGCGGTGGTGGCCTGCGTCGGCGGCGGCAGCAACGCGATGGGCTCCTTTTACCCGTTTGTCGACGATTCTTCCGTGAGGCTGGTCGGGGTCGAGGCAGCAGGGGAAGGGATCAAGTCCGGCAAGCACGCCGCGACGCTGACTGCCGGGACTGCAGGCGTGCTCCACGGCATGTTCACCTATGTCTTGCAGGACAAGGACGGCCAGATAATGGACACCCACAGCATATCCGCGGGGCTTGACTATCCCGGAGTCGGGCCGGAGCACTCGATGCTCAAAGACCTAAACCGCGCCGAGTACGTGCCGTGCACGGACGACGAGGCGGTGGAGGCATTCCTGACGCTCTCAAGGCTTGAAGGCATCATCCCCGCGCTTGAATCGTCGCATGCAATCTCGCACGCCATCAAGATGGCAAAAGAGATGGACAGGGACGAGGTGATTGTAGTCACGCTGTCAGGCAGGGGAGACAAGGACGTGACCGTCGTCCAGGACTACCTCAATTCAAAAAAGGGCCGCAGGCACCATGCTGCAAGAAAATAA
- a CDS encoding indole-3-glycerol phosphate synthase TrpC, producing the protein MSSSRFAKAGDTLERLVENSFRAIDDGAYELKRSVSHDAISVKKAIFACKHAPLITEVKFASPSRGKIREVGTPAEIAIAMEEAGATALSILTQPYMFDGSLGNLLAVRKAVSIPLLMKDIVVSEVQIDAAKQAGADCVLLIKAVFDRDLAESGIEKLHEYALRRELNVLVEAHSEREYADCLSANYELVGINNRNLADLKIDMANTERLIKKLGKGKSVVISESGIAKPADIQYLRSAGADAFLVGTSIMETDDIGAKVRELYNAL; encoded by the coding sequence ATGAGTAGCAGCAGGTTTGCCAAGGCCGGCGACACCTTGGAACGCTTGGTGGAAAACTCGTTCAGGGCAATAGACGACGGCGCCTACGAGCTGAAAAGGAGCGTGAGCCACGACGCCATCAGCGTCAAAAAGGCCATCTTTGCCTGCAAGCATGCGCCCCTGATAACCGAGGTCAAGTTCGCGTCGCCTTCGCGGGGCAAGATACGCGAGGTCGGCACGCCTGCCGAGATTGCGATAGCGATGGAAGAAGCTGGTGCGACCGCGCTTTCCATCCTCACACAGCCGTACATGTTTGACGGCTCGCTTGGGAACCTGCTTGCAGTGAGAAAGGCCGTATCGATACCGCTTTTGATGAAGGACATTGTCGTAAGCGAGGTCCAGATAGACGCGGCCAAGCAGGCTGGCGCCGACTGCGTACTGCTTATCAAGGCGGTGTTTGACCGCGACCTGGCAGAATCCGGCATTGAAAAACTGCACGAGTATGCGCTCAGAAGGGAGCTGAACGTGCTTGTCGAGGCGCACAGCGAACGAGAATACGCAGACTGCCTCTCCGCAAATTACGAGCTTGTGGGCATCAACAACCGCAACCTTGCAGACCTGAAAATAGACATGGCAAACACAGAGCGCCTCATCAAAAAGCTTGGCAAGGGCAAGAGCGTGGTGATAAGCGAAAGCGGCATTGCCAAGCCGGCAGACATCCAGTACCTGCGCAGCGCAGGCGCTGACGCGTTCCTGGTCGGCACCAGCATCATGGAAACAGACGACATCGGCGCCAAAGTCAGGGAACTCTACAATGCCCTGTGA
- a CDS encoding Cdc6/Cdc18 family protein encodes MPESAVFADRSKLSPRYIPQELPHREAQVQQLVHAFSEAAQDPDRFPLTVLQVIGVAGIGKTTTVTRATKTIEERFAQNRLTLKTAYINLKLQGGNKFAIYRFLLERLAPDLPSQGLSAEEMLRYLLQYLRNNKQYALVVMDEIDYLIKTSKDTSIIYDLTRLNEFEPDKPCNVKGVIFIARSTDFYSRLDPAELSTLGRVPMEFSQYTLEQVSDILSSRSAQAFNPRAIGSDVIDKVAKITTSAEVNGDVRYALDLLLYAGNLAESQGTGRVTLEHVRKVHGQTHPSLTTEEIEQLSKNHIVSLVAVVRALKSRKKQYVELKDIRLYAAELAEQLGIKKLDVEDYLDDLKARRLIEMRSLKEIGLHGASLAELEPILMAKVKKQ; translated from the coding sequence ATGCCAGAAAGCGCCGTCTTTGCAGACAGGTCAAAGCTGTCACCCCGGTACATACCACAAGAGCTGCCGCACCGGGAGGCACAGGTGCAGCAGCTGGTTCACGCGTTTTCAGAGGCGGCGCAGGACCCTGACAGGTTCCCGCTCACCGTCCTGCAGGTGATAGGAGTCGCAGGCATCGGCAAGACTACCACCGTCACGAGGGCGACAAAGACGATCGAGGAAAGGTTTGCCCAGAACCGCCTGACGCTCAAGACTGCATACATCAACCTGAAACTGCAGGGCGGAAACAAGTTTGCGATATACCGCTTTTTGCTTGAGCGCCTTGCACCCGACCTGCCGTCGCAGGGCCTCAGCGCAGAAGAGATGCTGCGCTACCTGTTGCAATACCTGCGAAACAACAAGCAGTACGCGCTTGTCGTCATGGACGAGATCGACTACTTGATAAAGACAAGCAAGGACACTAGCATAATCTACGACCTTACCCGCCTGAACGAGTTTGAGCCCGACAAGCCCTGCAACGTCAAGGGCGTCATATTCATCGCAAGGAGCACCGACTTTTACAGCAGGCTCGACCCTGCGGAGCTGAGCACTCTTGGCCGCGTGCCCATGGAATTTTCGCAGTACACCCTGGAGCAGGTGAGCGATATTCTGTCGAGCAGGAGCGCGCAGGCGTTCAACCCAAGGGCGATAGGCTCTGACGTCATTGACAAGGTCGCCAAGATAACGACTTCTGCGGAGGTAAACGGCGACGTGCGCTATGCGCTTGACCTCTTGCTGTACGCGGGCAACCTGGCCGAGTCGCAGGGCACCGGCAGGGTGACGCTTGAGCACGTACGCAAGGTGCACGGACAGACCCACCCGTCGTTGACGACTGAGGAGATCGAACAGTTATCAAAGAACCATATCGTCAGCCTGGTTGCAGTGGTGCGCGCCCTCAAGAGCAGGAAAAAGCAGTATGTCGAATTAAAAGACATCAGGCTTTACGCTGCCGAGCTTGCCGAGCAGCTTGGCATCAAAAAGCTGGACGTGGAGGATTACCTTGACGACCTGAAGGCGCGCCGGCTGATCGAGATGCGGTCGCTCAAGGAAATCGGTCTGCACGGCGCGTCGCTTGCAGAGCTGGAGCCAATCCTTATGGCAAAGGTGAAGAAGCAATAA
- a CDS encoding CTP synthase, translated as MQSSKPQNGRSKFIFVTGGVMSGLGKGVTTSSTARLLQLAGYKVSCVKIDPYVNYDAGTMNPVAHGEVFVTDDGGECDMDIGNYERFIDTSMTKDHNITTGRIYMDVIAAEREGKYLGQCVQIIPHVTDAIKANLRRTAEKEKLDIMVVECGGTVGDIESLPFLEAFRQMALEVGRQNTLFIHVTLAPVLDVVGEQKTKPTQHSVQELRRIGIQPDIIAVRCKTPLTPDARRKISLFASVEQQNVISCHDAPSIYKVPEVIESQGMLKVVAQGLSLKRSKPKWGDWKKVASSFSDYNGSVKIAVVGKYVTLPDSYVSVYHALSHAGASIGKKVEIDWIDSEKFENGGEKKVALLNDYQGILAPGGFGKRGSEGIISAANFARENEVPYLGICFGFQLAIVAFARHVCGMAGANSTELDLHTKNPVVDFMPEQRNVHDMGGTMRLGAHDIAVTPGTLAHKLYGATTIRRRHRHRYEFNQNYLDAVTKAGLVLSAHSDSGRRMEILEIPDHKFYFAVQYHAEFSSRPGKPEQAFDAFVRAAARS; from the coding sequence GTGCAGTCGTCCAAGCCCCAGAACGGCAGGTCGAAATTCATCTTTGTGACAGGCGGTGTCATGTCCGGCCTAGGCAAGGGCGTCACTACCTCTTCTACGGCAAGGCTCCTCCAGCTTGCCGGCTACAAGGTCTCGTGCGTCAAGATAGACCCGTACGTCAACTATGACGCCGGGACCATGAACCCAGTCGCTCACGGCGAGGTGTTTGTGACAGACGACGGGGGCGAGTGCGACATGGACATCGGCAATTACGAACGCTTCATTGACACGTCGATGACCAAGGACCACAACATCACCACCGGCAGGATATACATGGACGTGATAGCCGCCGAAAGGGAGGGCAAGTACCTCGGCCAGTGCGTCCAGATAATCCCACACGTGACTGACGCCATAAAGGCAAACCTGCGCAGGACCGCAGAAAAAGAGAAACTGGACATCATGGTGGTGGAGTGCGGCGGCACGGTAGGCGACATTGAAAGCCTGCCGTTTCTAGAGGCGTTCCGGCAGATGGCGCTTGAAGTGGGGAGGCAGAACACTCTTTTTATCCACGTCACACTTGCGCCAGTGCTCGACGTAGTAGGGGAGCAAAAGACAAAGCCGACGCAGCACAGCGTGCAGGAGCTGCGCAGGATAGGAATCCAGCCTGACATAATTGCTGTCAGGTGCAAGACGCCGCTGACTCCTGACGCAAGGCGCAAGATCTCGCTCTTTGCAAGCGTGGAGCAGCAGAACGTCATTTCGTGCCACGACGCGCCTTCCATCTACAAGGTGCCCGAGGTGATTGAAAGCCAGGGCATGCTAAAGGTGGTGGCGCAGGGCCTCTCGCTGAAGCGCAGCAAGCCGAAATGGGGCGACTGGAAAAAGGTCGCAAGCTCGTTTTCAGACTACAATGGCTCTGTCAAGATAGCAGTCGTCGGCAAGTACGTCACGCTGCCGGACAGCTACGTCAGCGTCTACCACGCGCTGTCGCATGCAGGCGCAAGCATCGGCAAAAAGGTGGAAATAGACTGGATCGACTCGGAGAAATTCGAGAACGGCGGCGAGAAAAAGGTCGCCTTGCTAAATGACTACCAGGGAATCCTTGCGCCAGGCGGCTTTGGCAAGCGCGGAAGCGAAGGAATCATCAGCGCGGCAAACTTTGCACGCGAAAACGAAGTGCCGTACCTCGGCATCTGCTTTGGCTTTCAGCTGGCCATAGTCGCCTTTGCCCGACACGTCTGCGGCATGGCAGGCGCCAACTCGACCGAGCTTGACCTACACACCAAGAACCCGGTTGTTGACTTTATGCCGGAGCAGCGCAACGTACACGACATGGGAGGGACAATGCGCCTTGGCGCGCACGACATTGCAGTCACGCCGGGAACGCTTGCACACAAGCTGTACGGCGCAACGACGATAAGGCGCAGGCACCGGCACCGCTACGAGTTCAACCAGAACTACCTCGACGCGGTGACAAAGGCAGGGCTCGTGCTGTCGGCGCACTCTGACAGCGGCAGGCGCATGGAGATACTTGAAATCCCAGACCACAAGTTCTACTTTGCCGTGCAGTACCATGCCGAGTTTTCAAGCAGGCCCGGCAAGCCCGAGCAGGCGTTTGACGCCTTCGTAAGGGCAGCGGCTAGATCTTGA
- a CDS encoding NAD(+)/NADH kinase gives MKVALWGVDSRDGALLTKMKKTLDSLGVKSQIMRDGDYGTASEVDMVLVAGGDRGILEYFHKVTAASAPVLGIYETDSTGFLAQLDVRDLEKATARLKRGEYKVDEVFRLAVRVDGKEVDPVLNDVAVFPSKSATLMEHVLKIDGRDIWHDNSDGVIISTPTGSTAYTMSAGGPMVIQKSQVFVVVSVNSLDNTRRPLVVPNDASIEIADITSRYHCEVVLDGGRRVRVKNILECSKHAFPARLVRTADDSAASLMAKKVRLAEDMLKMPPSAKLILKTLEYEGALSQKDLATRTMLPERTIRLSLSHLIEGGYVKKKTSLRDARQRIYELKI, from the coding sequence ATGAAGGTAGCCCTCTGGGGTGTCGACTCGCGCGATGGCGCACTTCTCACAAAGATGAAAAAGACCCTTGATTCTCTCGGCGTCAAATCCCAGATAATGAGGGATGGCGACTATGGCACGGCTTCAGAGGTCGACATGGTACTTGTCGCCGGCGGCGACAGGGGCATCCTGGAATACTTTCACAAGGTGACTGCCGCCTCTGCGCCAGTGCTTGGCATCTACGAGACTGACTCTACCGGCTTTCTTGCCCAGCTGGATGTTCGCGACCTGGAAAAGGCGACTGCGCGCCTGAAAAGGGGCGAGTACAAGGTCGACGAGGTTTTCCGGCTTGCAGTAAGGGTCGACGGAAAGGAAGTCGACCCTGTGCTTAACGACGTCGCTGTTTTCCCGAGCAAGAGCGCGACTTTGATGGAGCATGTATTGAAGATAGACGGAAGGGACATCTGGCACGACAACAGCGACGGCGTGATAATATCCACTCCAACAGGATCGACTGCGTACACCATGTCCGCCGGCGGGCCGATGGTGATTCAAAAATCGCAGGTGTTTGTCGTGGTCTCTGTAAACTCGCTTGACAACACCCGCAGGCCCCTCGTCGTCCCAAACGACGCCAGTATCGAGATTGCAGACATTACCAGCCGCTACCACTGCGAGGTAGTCCTGGACGGCGGAAGGCGCGTCCGGGTGAAAAACATACTAGAATGCTCCAAGCACGCATTCCCTGCGCGGCTTGTGCGCACCGCCGACGATTCCGCGGCGTCGCTCATGGCCAAGAAGGTGCGCCTGGCAGAGGACATGCTAAAGATGCCTCCAAGCGCGAAACTGATACTGAAAACGCTAGAGTACGAGGGCGCGCTCAGCCAGAAGGACCTTGCCACAAGGACGATGCTCCCAGAGCGCACAATCCGGCTCTCGCTTTCCCACCTCATCGAGGGCGGGTACGTCAAGAAAAAGACGTCGCTTCGCGACGCAAGGCAGAGGATCTACGAGCTCAAGATCTAG
- a CDS encoding PfkB family carbohydrate kinase yields the protein MKIGIASHVVLDTIKGADGTVVESMGGPPCYCGITARRFGFDVELATRVGGDFPEEQRNFLRDNSITLKEDRHVAKDAQTTRFRLEMEGDLRRLFLQSRCEPVSERQIQDAKVDCWLASPVIDEVPPDTLVAIKKHRGKKNFVMLDPQGYMRRAGPDGGSISFVDKLDIDLSGITALKVDRQEMSALTGGMEGLEGMRALQARGVEFVVATEHRVVHLLHKDMHYWIKLRDIDTPDSTGAGDILAAGFACGYVKEKDPLWAICFGAGALRAALETKEPGLAKIPPMNKIESSASYFYNTVSFKRL from the coding sequence TTGAAGATAGGCATCGCCTCCCACGTTGTCCTTGACACGATAAAGGGCGCAGACGGCACAGTGGTTGAGAGCATGGGAGGCCCGCCTTGCTACTGCGGGATAACCGCAAGGCGCTTTGGCTTCGACGTCGAGCTTGCGACAAGGGTGGGAGGCGATTTTCCCGAAGAGCAGCGGAACTTTCTTCGTGACAACAGCATCACCTTAAAAGAAGACAGGCACGTCGCCAAGGACGCGCAAACGACGCGTTTCCGGCTCGAAATGGAAGGCGACTTGCGCAGGCTGTTCCTGCAGTCAAGGTGCGAGCCGGTTTCAGAGCGGCAAATACAGGATGCGAAGGTCGACTGCTGGCTCGCAAGTCCGGTAATTGACGAGGTCCCGCCAGATACGCTTGTCGCGATAAAGAAACACCGCGGAAAAAAGAACTTTGTGATGCTGGATCCGCAGGGCTACATGCGCAGGGCAGGGCCTGACGGCGGCAGCATCTCTTTTGTCGACAAACTCGACATCGACCTTTCGGGGATAACCGCGCTCAAGGTCGACAGGCAGGAAATGTCCGCATTGACTGGCGGAATGGAAGGCTTGGAGGGGATGCGGGCGCTGCAGGCAAGGGGAGTCGAGTTTGTCGTGGCAACCGAGCACAGGGTCGTTCACCTGCTCCACAAGGACATGCACTACTGGATAAAACTGCGCGACATTGACACGCCGGACTCGACTGGCGCCGGCGACATACTTGCGGCAGGCTTTGCATGCGGCTATGTGAAGGAAAAGGATCCGCTGTGGGCAATATGCTTTGGCGCCGGCGCGCTGCGTGCCGCGCTTGAGACAAAAGAGCCGGGCCTTGCCAAGATCCCGCCCATGAACAAGATAGAATCAAGCGCCTCGTACTTTTACAACACGGTAAGCTTCAAGCGGCTCTAA
- a CDS encoding 30S ribosomal protein S26e, whose protein sequence is MPKKRASRGRSKGGKGSSGVVHCSQCGALVPRDKAKKVTGRITLVEPTLAKELKAQGAYIPMSTDVKFYCVSCAVHRGIVKVRSEAERRTGGRLW, encoded by the coding sequence ATGCCAAAGAAACGAGCAAGCCGTGGCCGTTCCAAGGGAGGCAAGGGCAGTTCAGGTGTTGTGCACTGCAGCCAGTGCGGCGCTCTTGTTCCTCGCGACAAGGCCAAGAAGGTCACAGGCAGGATCACGCTTGTCGAGCCTACACTTGCCAAGGAGCTAAAGGCGCAGGGTGCTTACATCCCGATGTCGACGGACGTCAAGTTCTATTGCGTATCGTGTGCCGTCCACAGGGGAATCGTAAAGGTTAGATCAGAGGCAGAACGCCGTACGGGCGGAAGGCTCTGGTAA
- a CDS encoding CDP-alcohol phosphatidyltransferase family protein — MLNKLRDSLQPTMEKLGSGFASTGLSANFWTGVGLALALAAGAAYASASFGAGAYVAAVIGGVLLLVSGFFDMIDGAVARVTKQASKKGAFLDSSFDKIAEVVVFIGIAVGGLANPVWCMVGLGMSLLVSYTRARAESLGVELKGIGIGERAERMLILAIIGFIPFDGTPANDGALEWAVIIVSIVAGITLVQRIVATAKKL; from the coding sequence TTGCTAAACAAGCTGCGCGACTCGCTCCAGCCTACTATGGAGAAGCTCGGGTCGGGCTTTGCATCGACCGGGCTTTCGGCCAACTTTTGGACAGGGGTCGGCCTTGCACTGGCACTTGCCGCCGGCGCCGCGTACGCGTCGGCATCCTTTGGAGCTGGGGCATACGTTGCCGCTGTAATCGGAGGCGTGCTCTTGCTCGTGTCCGGGTTTTTCGACATGATAGACGGCGCCGTCGCACGCGTGACAAAGCAGGCGTCAAAGAAGGGGGCTTTTCTTGACTCGTCGTTTGACAAGATTGCCGAAGTGGTCGTTTTCATAGGCATCGCCGTCGGCGGCCTTGCAAACCCTGTGTGGTGCATGGTCGGCCTTGGGATGTCCTTGCTTGTGAGCTACACGCGCGCAAGGGCTGAGTCGCTTGGGGTGGAGCTGAAGGGCATCGGCATCGGCGAGCGGGCCGAGCGCATGCTGATCCTTGCGATAATCGGGTTCATACCGTTTGACGGTACGCCGGCAAATGATGGCGCGCTAGAATGGGCAGTGATAATCGTGTCCATAGTCGCAGGGATTACGCTGGTGCAGAGGATAGTGGCGACTGCGAAAAAGTTGTAA
- a CDS encoding response regulator encodes MKILIAEDERDVLDAYRIALSAQGHEVVATENGKDCVNVYKRHYEEFAKTTGGEARMHMRSPFDAVLLDYRMPKKDGMEVAQEILALYPRQRIIFASAYVRETLLDSVNQLNRVVELLQKPFRIKALIDTLEDKEIYDGLKALNVKVDQLKSTNPSHEQVSALLEGLKKLQKGRTF; translated from the coding sequence ATGAAGATACTGATCGCAGAGGATGAACGCGACGTTCTGGACGCGTACAGAATTGCGCTCAGTGCACAGGGCCACGAGGTCGTGGCCACGGAAAACGGCAAGGACTGCGTCAACGTCTACAAGCGGCATTATGAAGAATTTGCAAAAACCACAGGGGGCGAAGCAAGAATGCACATGCGCTCCCCCTTTGACGCGGTCTTGCTGGATTACCGCATGCCCAAAAAGGACGGCATGGAAGTGGCGCAGGAGATACTCGCCCTCTACCCGCGCCAGCGCATCATATTTGCTTCAGCATATGTTAGAGAAACCCTGCTTGACTCGGTAAACCAGCTGAACCGGGTTGTAGAATTGCTGCAAAAGCCGTTCAGGATAAAAGCGCTGATAGACACCCTTGAAGACAAGGAAATCTATGACGGGCTCAAGGCGCTCAACGTAAAGGTGGACCAGCTAAAAAGCACGAATCCCTCGCATGAGCAGGTATCGGCATTGCTTGAAGGGCTGAAAAAGTTGCAAAAGGGAAGGACCTTTTAG
- a CDS encoding sensor histidine kinase: MANNKSFISNNETQARETRSGLLATLVKYTIVPSIPLVAIAIVSTNLSLWVGNDTHHFYFELFAVVFAAIVAIYGLFRAYQTKDRFSLLIGLAYLTSAIIDALHASLSYNAANETLFLGYFIPQTWFAGRTFISSVMVIAILRYATPSIKTLAGTPPPQQPDGEDIQREEKPDRYAATMPAPARRGALDKPLVSLSIIILTIVSATFLTVISFFTVLPNIVIGFPIHRPYEIPPLFLFSLALFLFYKKKVYRINDVFYKGILASLMLDVYSQIIMAYSANPFDTAHNVSHILKDASYFTNIISLALSSIQYNKIVKQNEQLIRASYERLKAADKIKDDFINIAAHELRTPLQPIISYSDLALNGMADKDEALKVIDRQAKRLQKLSSDILDVSRIESGNLSYAIEKVQINEAVLEAANSQKLSSQNVEMQTRFATPPGMTIEADRSRIMQVLTNIIGNAAKFTKQGFIRIETRYFAELNRLDIIISDTGPGIPAEILPNLFGKFVTKNAGSENYYGTGLGLFISKAIVAAHNGRISARNGEAGGAVFEISLPITQVEKMKNRVAEL; the protein is encoded by the coding sequence ATGGCAAATAACAAGTCATTTATTTCCAATAACGAGACGCAGGCCAGAGAAACCAGGTCAGGCCTGCTGGCCACCCTGGTCAAGTATACCATAGTGCCGTCAATACCGCTCGTCGCCATCGCAATCGTGTCTACCAACCTGAGCCTCTGGGTAGGAAACGACACCCACCACTTTTACTTTGAGCTGTTTGCAGTAGTGTTTGCCGCAATAGTGGCCATCTATGGGCTTTTCCGCGCATACCAGACAAAGGACAGGTTCAGCCTTTTGATCGGCCTTGCATACCTTACCAGCGCCATTATCGACGCGCTCCACGCATCGCTTTCCTACAATGCGGCAAACGAAACGCTGTTTCTGGGCTACTTCATACCCCAGACATGGTTTGCAGGAAGGACGTTCATCAGTTCAGTGATGGTCATTGCCATACTCAGGTACGCAACACCATCAATCAAGACGCTGGCAGGTACGCCGCCACCACAACAACCGGATGGAGAAGACATCCAGCGCGAGGAAAAACCAGACCGGTACGCAGCAACTATGCCGGCGCCTGCACGGCGCGGGGCGCTTGACAAGCCGCTTGTTTCTCTGTCCATCATAATACTGACAATAGTCAGTGCGACGTTTCTGACGGTAATCTCTTTTTTCACGGTCCTTCCAAACATCGTAATCGGCTTTCCCATCCACAGGCCCTATGAAATCCCGCCACTGTTCCTGTTTTCACTTGCCCTGTTCCTCTTTTACAAGAAAAAAGTCTACAGGATAAACGACGTATTTTACAAGGGAATCCTGGCTTCTCTGATGCTTGACGTGTACAGCCAGATCATAATGGCGTATTCTGCAAATCCATTTGACACCGCCCACAATGTTTCACACATCCTAAAGGACGCAAGCTACTTTACCAACATCATTTCGCTCGCCCTGTCAAGCATACAGTACAACAAGATCGTCAAGCAGAACGAGCAGCTGATCCGTGCAAGCTACGAAAGGCTCAAGGCCGCCGACAAGATAAAGGACGACTTTATCAACATAGCAGCGCACGAGCTCAGGACGCCACTCCAGCCTATCATAAGCTACAGCGACCTGGCGCTGAACGGGATGGCAGACAAGGACGAGGCTCTGAAGGTAATCGACCGGCAGGCCAAGAGGCTGCAGAAACTTTCTTCGGACATCCTGGACGTGAGCAGGATAGAAAGCGGCAACCTGTCGTACGCGATTGAAAAGGTGCAGATAAACGAAGCCGTGCTAGAGGCTGCAAATTCGCAGAAATTGAGCTCGCAAAACGTGGAGATGCAGACGCGGTTTGCCACGCCGCCAGGTATGACGATAGAGGCGGACAGGAGCCGCATCATGCAGGTGCTCACAAACATCATCGGCAACGCTGCAAAATTCACAAAGCAGGGCTTTATCAGAATCGAGACCCGTTATTTTGCCGAGCTGAACAGGCTTGACATCATTATCAGCGACACCGGCCCGGGCATCCCGGCCGAGATACTTCCAAACCTCTTTGGCAAGTTTGTCACAAAAAATGCGGGGTCCGAGAATTACTACGGTACGGGCCTCGGGCTTTTCATAAGCAAGGCAATAGTCGCCGCCCACAACGGCAGGATCTCTGCACGCAATGGCGAGGCCGGCGGGGCGGTGTTCGAGATCTCCCTGCCAATCACCCAGGTGGAAAAAATGAAAAACCGCGTTGCCGAGCTTTAG